Proteins co-encoded in one Acidobacteriota bacterium genomic window:
- a CDS encoding alpha/beta hydrolase: MVVLLHGAGDSWHSYERVLPLLPANYRVYAVTLRGHGLSDHPDAGYSRADFAEDILDFMDQLKLEHVTLVGHSLGSLVAQKVAEQDPGHLDRLVLIGSGPGTRKAGSSRQAVTSPFAKLKDPIPYTFARDFQASTIHRPVPAWFFETMVAESQRVPAATWHGIGSNLNAAGSLDDLKKIKVPTLLFWGDQDSIFHRDDQQVLLDTIPHATLKVYTGTGHALHWEEPERFTRDLLAFIR; this comes from the coding sequence ATTCGTGGCATTCCTATGAGCGGGTGCTGCCTCTGCTCCCGGCGAACTATCGCGTGTATGCGGTGACTCTTCGCGGTCATGGGCTCTCCGATCATCCCGATGCCGGTTACTCCCGCGCCGATTTTGCGGAGGACATCCTCGACTTTATGGACCAGCTCAAACTGGAGCACGTCACTCTTGTGGGCCACTCGCTTGGCAGCCTGGTAGCGCAAAAGGTGGCCGAGCAGGACCCAGGTCATCTGGATCGCCTTGTGTTGATTGGTTCGGGGCCGGGGACGCGCAAGGCTGGATCGTCGCGGCAGGCTGTAACAAGCCCATTTGCAAAGCTCAAGGACCCGATCCCCTACACGTTTGCAAGGGACTTTCAGGCGAGCACGATCCATCGCCCGGTGCCTGCATGGTTCTTCGAGACGATGGTGGCGGAGTCGCAGCGCGTTCCGGCAGCAACCTGGCATGGCATCGGCTCAAACCTCAACGCCGCCGGATCGCTGGACGACCTGAAGAAGATCAAGGTCCCGACGCTATTGTTCTGGGGAGACCAGGATTCGATCTTTCATCGCGACGACCAGCAAGTATTGCTGGATACGATCCCGCACGCGACGCTAAAGGTCTATACCGGAACGGGGCACGCTTTGCACTGGGAGGAACCTGAGCGATTTACCCGTGATCTATTGGCGTTTATCAGGTAA